A stretch of Halodesulfovibrio sp. MK-HDV DNA encodes these proteins:
- a CDS encoding phage tail protein: MWMIPASCMMECVNANTYDEARELCFSLDTAAYQSMNRTSKYNWAEQARIGRNPALQYTGTGADTLSLPGIIYPTFKGGLGQVEAMRAEAKTGKPILLIDLYGLNDENRNILGYWCITTVKEKSSEYLAGGIPQKIEFSLELKYFGEKI; this comes from the coding sequence ATGTGGATGATTCCGGCTTCCTGTATGATGGAGTGTGTTAATGCCAATACCTATGATGAAGCTCGGGAACTTTGTTTTTCCCTTGATACCGCCGCGTATCAAAGCATGAACCGGACAAGTAAATACAATTGGGCAGAACAGGCTCGGATAGGTCGAAATCCTGCCTTACAGTATACAGGGACAGGTGCAGACACATTAAGTTTACCGGGTATAATTTATCCCACCTTTAAAGGGGGACTCGGGCAAGTAGAAGCCATGCGTGCCGAAGCAAAGACGGGCAAGCCGATTTTGCTGATAGATCTTTACGGGCTTAATGACGAGAACCGGAATATTTTAGGCTATTGGTGCATCACAACAGTGAAAGAAAAATCCAGTGAGTACTTAGCTGGTGGTATCCCGCAGAAGATCGAGTTTTCTCTTGAGCTAAAATATTTCGGTGAAAAGATATGA
- a CDS encoding carbon monoxide dehydrogenase: protein MKTESHIHNDCDSANNKAASDLLRSAAKDVAAHEARTREIILTLKKAAEDDTTLSIVGERKLRKIAVEFDISTNGKETNAIAAELADALLNDLSCTESSACSTLSVVAPPERIQLWRKLDLLPVSSSCEVSTTPKQTADEKQEDWQKSMNASFRLGSAFLLNSMAGNSLATDCLCGPAERTTTKIHLESLQADTVNIALYEHIPTLAASVDATAKSEKFTAMAKEAGATGIQAYGIRSTDEPSTDTSDVILPLATTNGISIALETGAIDVLLADTQKVQPKIAAIADCHATAIVTTNESSHFSNAEFIGAPNESLDVLAEAIVTRAIESFKNRRAIKRVLPAEVITAQVGFTLDTIDKHFGCIEVIASGVINGKIKGIVSLSGGSPADAESAKNLATFVNTLLENNVLVFANGDPAFSMAIQGFCSSKAREKCGDMLQLFLDATMPPVWHFGEGTDVAQPLATFREIAKYAGHKMKDLPFAAVIPEWPHEEGLGATLAFRMSGFDTYHFTPPVLEQAENVQHFLYDGVKDQLGSSMHVVPTPEELATMIITDFNNARSTLCWR, encoded by the coding sequence ATGAAAACAGAAAGCCATATCCATAACGACTGTGATTCTGCCAACAATAAAGCTGCCAGCGATTTACTCCGCTCTGCGGCAAAAGACGTTGCTGCCCATGAAGCACGAACTCGAGAGATCATTCTTACCCTGAAAAAAGCTGCGGAAGATGACACAACTCTTTCCATTGTCGGTGAAAGAAAACTGCGTAAAATTGCAGTCGAGTTCGACATCAGCACCAACGGTAAAGAAACAAACGCCATTGCTGCTGAACTTGCGGACGCACTGCTTAATGATCTTAGCTGCACAGAGTCAAGCGCCTGCTCCACCCTTAGTGTGGTTGCCCCGCCTGAACGAATTCAGCTGTGGCGAAAACTTGATCTGCTGCCTGTCAGCTCATCATGTGAAGTTTCCACCACACCGAAGCAAACCGCAGACGAGAAACAGGAAGACTGGCAAAAAAGCATGAATGCATCCTTCCGCCTCGGTAGTGCATTTTTACTCAACAGTATGGCAGGAAACTCCCTTGCTACTGACTGTCTTTGCGGTCCAGCAGAACGCACTACGACTAAAATTCATCTTGAATCATTGCAGGCAGACACAGTCAACATTGCTCTGTACGAACACATCCCAACCCTCGCAGCTTCTGTAGACGCAACAGCCAAAAGCGAGAAATTTACCGCTATGGCTAAAGAAGCAGGCGCAACCGGAATCCAAGCATACGGAATTCGCAGTACTGATGAACCATCCACAGACACCTCGGACGTCATACTGCCCCTCGCGACAACAAACGGTATCAGCATAGCTCTCGAAACTGGTGCAATTGATGTGCTGCTTGCTGATACACAAAAGGTTCAGCCTAAAATTGCAGCCATTGCCGACTGCCATGCCACCGCCATCGTAACAACCAATGAATCAAGTCATTTTTCCAATGCTGAATTCATTGGCGCCCCAAATGAATCACTCGATGTTTTGGCAGAAGCCATTGTCACACGTGCAATTGAAAGCTTCAAAAACCGTCGTGCTATCAAAAGAGTCCTTCCTGCGGAAGTTATCACCGCTCAGGTAGGTTTCACCCTTGATACAATCGATAAGCATTTTGGGTGCATAGAGGTTATCGCTTCCGGTGTAATTAATGGAAAAATTAAAGGTATCGTCAGCCTTTCAGGCGGTTCTCCTGCCGACGCTGAATCTGCAAAAAATCTTGCTACATTCGTGAATACCTTGCTTGAAAATAACGTGCTGGTTTTCGCAAACGGCGACCCTGCCTTCTCTATGGCAATTCAGGGTTTCTGCTCCAGTAAAGCACGCGAAAAATGCGGCGATATGCTTCAGCTCTTCCTTGATGCAACCATGCCGCCGGTATGGCACTTTGGCGAAGGCACTGATGTCGCACAGCCTTTGGCAACCTTTAGAGAGATTGCTAAATATGCCGGTCATAAAATGAAAGATCTTCCTTTTGCTGCTGTCATTCCAGAATGGCCTCATGAAGAAGGACTTGGCGCAACACTCGCATTCCGCATGTCAGGCTTTGACACCTATCACTTCACTCCTCCTGTATTAGAGCAGGCAGAAAATGTTCAGCATTTTCTGTACGATGGTGTAAAGGATCAACTCGGATCATCCATGCACGTAGTTCCTACTCCTGAGGAACTTGCAACCATGATCATTACTGACTTTAACAACGCGAGATCCACGCTTTGCTGGCGTTAG
- a CDS encoding sigma 54-interacting transcriptional regulator — translation MTGKQTFHLKNMELQSLLLEMGEQRSTSSLFSLIVNRLFQFDDVSLVRIWLVKKGDICSSCRMLKECQQRDTCLHLVASAGHSVVNKNEDWSRLNGKFSRFPMGFRKVGHIAASGQPVIVKSVSEDSKWIVDREWTKREGINGFAGHPMQFHGEVLGVLAVFTKSQITQPILDELNIITNHSATALANARAFEKIEELTTQLKKENKYLREELSESSLHGGFIGHSAALQRIVQQIDLVAPTEANVLIQGESGTGKELVARELHRRSNRSSEPLIKVNCASIPKELFASEFFGHAKGAFTGAHTHREGKFGAAHNGTLFLDEVGEIPLELQAQLLRVLQEGEYERVGEEKVRKVNARIIAASNRDLLEEVKAERFREDLYFRLNVFPITVPPLRKRKDDIEPLANHFLQRSLTVMKRPVVQFSSDQLATLSTYNWPGNIRELQNIVERFAISSISESAQLDLTDGFTKTSPDSPETGAVDGDQLLTEEEMVRLQVKNIKRALKRCNGKIYGETGAAHLLGMKPTTLATRIKKMKISR, via the coding sequence ATGACTGGTAAGCAAACATTCCACTTAAAAAATATGGAACTACAATCACTTCTTCTGGAAATGGGCGAGCAGCGATCAACAAGCTCGCTCTTCAGTCTTATTGTTAACCGACTGTTCCAGTTTGATGATGTATCACTTGTACGCATATGGCTCGTTAAAAAAGGCGACATATGCTCATCTTGCCGCATGCTCAAAGAATGTCAGCAAAGGGATACCTGCCTGCACCTTGTCGCCAGTGCGGGTCATTCTGTCGTAAATAAAAATGAAGACTGGTCGCGCCTGAACGGAAAATTCAGCAGATTCCCCATGGGCTTTAGAAAGGTGGGACACATTGCCGCATCCGGCCAGCCAGTAATCGTTAAATCCGTCTCGGAAGATTCCAAGTGGATTGTTGACAGGGAATGGACAAAACGAGAGGGAATAAATGGTTTCGCGGGGCATCCCATGCAGTTTCATGGTGAGGTTCTGGGAGTATTGGCTGTTTTTACCAAGTCTCAAATAACCCAACCTATTCTCGATGAGCTGAATATCATAACAAACCATTCAGCCACAGCACTAGCTAACGCCAGAGCCTTCGAAAAAATTGAAGAACTCACCACTCAGCTTAAAAAAGAAAACAAATATTTACGCGAAGAATTGTCTGAATCCAGCCTCCACGGCGGATTTATCGGACATAGCGCAGCACTGCAAAGAATCGTTCAGCAAATTGATCTTGTAGCGCCTACAGAAGCAAACGTACTCATTCAAGGGGAATCTGGAACAGGGAAGGAACTTGTAGCCAGAGAATTGCATAGAAGAAGCAATAGAAGCTCAGAACCGCTTATTAAAGTTAACTGCGCATCGATCCCTAAAGAACTGTTTGCCAGTGAATTCTTTGGACACGCCAAAGGAGCCTTCACCGGCGCGCACACCCACCGCGAAGGTAAATTTGGTGCTGCCCACAACGGAACGCTCTTTTTAGACGAGGTAGGCGAAATCCCACTCGAATTACAGGCTCAGCTGCTTAGAGTCTTGCAGGAAGGGGAATACGAACGGGTAGGTGAAGAAAAAGTCCGCAAGGTAAATGCACGCATTATTGCTGCGAGCAACCGTGACTTACTGGAAGAAGTTAAGGCGGAAAGATTTAGAGAAGATTTGTATTTTCGACTCAACGTATTTCCAATCACCGTTCCGCCGCTTCGAAAGCGTAAAGATGACATTGAGCCTCTTGCAAATCATTTCCTGCAACGCTCGCTCACTGTCATGAAGCGCCCTGTTGTTCAATTTTCTTCAGACCAACTCGCTACCCTCTCCACATACAACTGGCCGGGTAACATTCGAGAACTGCAAAATATCGTGGAGCGATTTGCGATTTCTTCTATTTCAGAATCTGCACAACTGGATCTTACAGACGGCTTTACTAAAACGTCGCCTGATAGTCCTGAAACAGGTGCTGTAGATGGCGACCAGTTACTTACAGAAGAAGAGATGGTTCGACTTCAAGTGAAAAACATAAAAAGGGCTTTAAAGCGCTGTAACGGAAAAATCTACGGAGAAACCGGAGCAGCGCACCTGCTAGGAATGAAGCCTACAACACTCGCAACGCGAATAAAAAAGATGAAGATCTCGCGCTAA
- a CDS encoding TIGR00730 family Rossman fold protein: protein MSTAKQYVIDSLSTQESWRLFRIMSEIVDGIENLSDLTNCVSIFGSARTPSDHPMYQEAEEIARLLCEGGYGVITGGGPGIMEAGNKGAQEAGGVSAGLCIHLPMEQDSNPFIDVKCNFKYFFVRKLMFIKYSMAYVVMPGGFGTLDELSEAFVLRQTNKIKPFPIILYKSKFWEGLLDWTREQMVSAGYISEEELDAMVILDTPEEVVQYIMEHSPSLQG from the coding sequence ATGAGCACAGCAAAACAATATGTGATTGATTCTCTGTCCACGCAGGAGTCATGGCGACTTTTCCGCATTATGTCTGAGATTGTAGACGGAATCGAAAACTTAAGCGACCTAACAAACTGCGTATCCATTTTTGGTTCTGCACGCACCCCATCAGACCACCCTATGTATCAGGAAGCCGAAGAAATTGCACGGCTCCTTTGTGAGGGTGGTTACGGTGTCATAACTGGTGGCGGTCCCGGCATTATGGAAGCAGGTAACAAAGGGGCTCAGGAAGCAGGCGGCGTATCTGCCGGCCTATGCATCCACCTGCCGATGGAGCAGGACTCCAATCCATTTATAGATGTTAAGTGTAATTTCAAGTACTTTTTTGTACGCAAGCTCATGTTTATCAAATACTCCATGGCGTACGTAGTAATGCCTGGTGGCTTTGGCACACTGGATGAGCTATCAGAAGCCTTTGTTCTGCGCCAGACAAACAAAATTAAACCATTCCCGATTATTCTGTACAAAAGCAAATTCTGGGAAGGTTTATTAGACTGGACACGCGAGCAGATGGTTTCTGCAGGATACATTAGCGAAGAAGAACTGGATGCCATGGTTATTTTAGACACACCGGAAGAGGTGGTTCAATATATCATGGAACATTCACCGAGCCTGCAAGGGTAG
- a CDS encoding tail protein X — protein MIYRTKQGDVLDAVVFKYYEGQAGALEQVLEANRGLVKHDPILPAGLAVVLPDLPKPRPKECVTLW, from the coding sequence ATGATCTATAGAACCAAGCAAGGTGATGTGCTGGATGCTGTCGTTTTCAAGTATTACGAGGGGCAGGCCGGAGCACTTGAGCAAGTGCTGGAGGCAAACAGAGGACTTGTAAAACACGATCCGATACTTCCCGCAGGGCTTGCCGTTGTCCTTCCGGATCTGCCGAAGCCAAGACCCAAAGAGTGCGTGACCTTATGGTAG
- a CDS encoding contractile injection system protein, VgrG/Pvc8 family yields MVVEYALDYRVEANGKDITKLLQGQNEQITITDEAGYKSDKLSITLSDSGIALPDSGAELTVYMGYRDNLRLMGKYVVDEVTLNFPLDSMTITANAAPLKKSNSGFTPLQSQKSRSFPVGTIGDLVSAIANDHGLAPAVASSLAKVPLPHIDQIDESDMNVLTRVAKEHDAIAKANGGKLLFVERGEGKNIRGQHMPTITITKQQVTSGSVKLSQRQAYKSVTATYRDTAAAKDIEVHAGAGEPVFRLKGMYADKKAATTAVQKRLKSFVRGKSTLSLSLPFTPDLVAESRLILQQFRTGIDGEWSVTKATHTVNSSGGVTSVEGEVLI; encoded by the coding sequence ATGGTAGTTGAGTACGCTTTAGATTATCGCGTTGAGGCAAACGGAAAGGATATTACGAAGTTGCTTCAAGGGCAGAACGAACAGATAACAATTACAGATGAGGCCGGATACAAGTCTGACAAGTTGAGTATCACGTTAAGTGATTCAGGAATTGCGTTGCCGGACTCTGGTGCAGAATTGACCGTGTACATGGGCTACAGGGATAACTTACGGCTTATGGGTAAGTACGTTGTTGATGAAGTGACGCTAAACTTTCCACTGGATAGCATGACGATTACCGCCAATGCAGCACCACTTAAAAAAAGTAACTCCGGCTTTACTCCGCTACAGTCACAAAAGTCCCGCTCCTTTCCTGTTGGCACGATCGGCGATTTAGTAAGTGCTATTGCAAACGATCACGGCCTTGCTCCGGCAGTGGCTTCCAGCTTGGCAAAAGTGCCACTGCCCCACATTGACCAGATCGACGAATCGGACATGAATGTACTTACTCGAGTAGCAAAAGAACACGATGCTATAGCCAAGGCTAACGGTGGTAAATTGCTGTTTGTAGAGCGTGGTGAGGGTAAGAACATTAGAGGGCAGCATATGCCCACTATTACGATTACAAAGCAGCAAGTAACGAGCGGTTCTGTGAAACTCTCCCAACGTCAAGCATACAAAAGCGTAACAGCAACGTATCGAGATACAGCAGCCGCTAAAGACATAGAAGTACACGCCGGAGCTGGTGAGCCCGTGTTTCGACTCAAAGGTATGTATGCCGATAAAAAAGCCGCAACTACAGCAGTGCAGAAGCGGCTTAAATCTTTTGTACGTGGCAAATCAACTCTATCTCTTTCACTTCCCTTCACGCCGGATCTGGTTGCAGAGTCTCGCCTAATACTGCAACAATTCCGTACTGGCATTGATGGCGAATGGAGCGTTACTAAGGCAACGCATACCGTGAATAGTAGTGGCGGAGTGACTAGTGTTGAGGGGGAAGTGTTAATATGA
- the tadA gene encoding tRNA adenosine(34) deaminase TadA, protein MTTRRELDHCYDALTALPQGWASWDDLMRVAMEEARKAEAIDEVPVGALLVAPDGAIVAKAYNRTIIDNDPTAHAEILALRKAGDLLQNYRTEDLVLVVTLEPCLMCSGALVHARVRGVVYGAPDHKTGALDSQLNSFELPLHNHAIWHTSGVLLEECSSMLSAFFKKRRNQIKAAKEAQKAQSTS, encoded by the coding sequence ATGACGACCAGACGCGAATTAGACCATTGTTACGATGCCCTGACCGCCCTGCCGCAAGGCTGGGCAAGCTGGGACGACTTAATGCGGGTAGCCATGGAAGAGGCACGCAAAGCCGAAGCCATAGACGAAGTACCCGTGGGCGCGCTGCTTGTGGCACCGGATGGAGCAATTGTAGCCAAGGCATACAACAGAACCATCATCGACAATGATCCCACAGCACACGCGGAGATTCTGGCATTACGCAAAGCAGGCGATCTACTGCAAAACTACCGCACAGAAGACTTAGTGCTCGTAGTAACATTGGAACCCTGCCTTATGTGCAGCGGCGCACTGGTTCACGCTAGAGTAAGAGGCGTAGTGTACGGCGCTCCGGATCATAAAACCGGCGCACTAGATTCCCAGCTGAACAGCTTTGAACTGCCGCTACACAACCATGCAATATGGCACACTTCCGGCGTCTTGTTAGAAGAATGCAGCAGCATGCTTTCCGCCTTTTTCAAAAAACGCAGGAACCAGATAAAAGCTGCCAAGGAAGCCCAAAAAGCTCAGAGTACATCGTAA
- the coaD gene encoding pantetheine-phosphate adenylyltransferase, whose protein sequence is MDNRGERVAVYPGTFDPMTMGHVSLIKRGCEIFDRVIVAVANDTPKSPLFSITERVAMAEEVFKDTPEVTVEPFSGLLVEYAERRGAHVVLRGLRAVSDFEYEFQLALMNRKLKKHIQTVFLMTDYQWLYISSTIIKAAGKLGGDIKGLVPDNVYRKLREKYGYPYPLN, encoded by the coding sequence ATGGACAACAGGGGAGAGCGAGTAGCCGTTTATCCCGGCACATTTGATCCCATGACTATGGGACATGTGAGTCTTATCAAACGCGGCTGTGAAATTTTTGATCGTGTAATTGTTGCGGTGGCTAACGACACTCCGAAGTCGCCGTTGTTTTCAATTACAGAACGAGTGGCGATGGCGGAGGAAGTATTTAAAGATACTCCGGAAGTAACTGTGGAACCTTTCTCCGGTTTGCTTGTGGAATATGCAGAACGCCGCGGCGCGCACGTAGTATTGCGTGGGCTGCGAGCTGTGTCCGATTTTGAATACGAATTTCAGCTTGCATTGATGAACCGTAAACTCAAAAAGCATATTCAAACTGTCTTTTTGATGACGGATTACCAATGGCTGTACATCAGCTCTACCATCATTAAAGCAGCAGGTAAGCTGGGCGGCGATATCAAAGGTCTTGTGCCGGATAACGTCTACCGTAAGCTTCGCGAAAAATATGGGTACCCGTACCCGCTGAACTAA
- a CDS encoding phage tail tape measure protein has translation MATKKHAAIIEIGGAVASSFKSVTQTVKGDFSEVGDSIRDLKKQQDMLEKFNPDEVRQAGREYRNLKREADKLERAFKRAAKPTRKMERDMLKARRAADKAGSAYKHQKSKLDALGKELKDAGVDTHKLASEQKRLAKSLDKAKAKMKAMQKASAAMQDVGDKFSHAGQQAGRMAVGVGATVAAFTAGVSVVNAQTAEQVRLAKALGVSGEAFSAWGGLAKEAGFEADAVGDLMEEMTNKLGESKGLGEITPVTESLQMLGLAFEDLENLSPEQQFETISSAIKNMDDAQKAQSAADILMGGEANKFFGYLRSRKEGVKELLDQQKQLNLMSDEGRKGALKYSQSVGKLGNIVSSAAGEFSGLIGGVLAPYIEGLAPKIGAMFEEHRDDIKAFGEGLGKALPKIGEFAFAMLKVMTSVGNAINWVAEAVGGFGNLAGIVGAIIGAKYVYSGVKMANTMWEVGRSVLPLITTAFPGLIAGIKAVGVAFMTNPIGLAIGAIVIAIGLVYLKWDSLKQYFIAGLKLLGRAFKYSPIGLIVGGIASAIDTVIVKWDALKKSLTGGMIGKIAAKVFGVGGNAEGASKKSEAQRTQIKQDLPRMDLPTASTTNSQQLADNRKYNITVHAAEGQNPQDVARQVGSHVDDSGFLYDGVC, from the coding sequence ATGGCAACTAAAAAACATGCTGCAATAATTGAGATCGGGGGCGCGGTAGCGTCCTCGTTCAAGTCTGTAACGCAGACGGTAAAAGGTGACTTTTCAGAGGTCGGGGATTCAATTCGTGATCTTAAAAAGCAGCAGGACATGCTTGAAAAATTTAATCCGGATGAGGTGCGTCAGGCAGGGCGTGAATACCGGAATCTTAAGCGTGAAGCCGACAAGCTTGAACGTGCGTTTAAACGTGCCGCAAAACCTACCCGCAAAATGGAGCGGGATATGCTTAAAGCCCGCCGTGCTGCTGACAAGGCGGGCTCTGCTTATAAGCACCAAAAATCTAAATTAGATGCCCTTGGTAAAGAGCTGAAAGACGCGGGTGTTGATACTCATAAGCTTGCATCTGAGCAAAAGCGGTTGGCAAAGTCTCTTGATAAAGCAAAAGCCAAAATGAAAGCCATGCAGAAGGCAAGCGCGGCGATGCAGGATGTGGGTGATAAGTTTTCCCACGCAGGACAGCAGGCCGGACGGATGGCGGTAGGTGTCGGGGCTACTGTAGCAGCGTTTACTGCGGGTGTTTCCGTTGTAAATGCGCAGACCGCAGAGCAGGTGAGGCTTGCGAAAGCTCTTGGTGTTTCCGGTGAAGCTTTTAGTGCATGGGGCGGCTTAGCAAAAGAGGCTGGGTTTGAGGCTGATGCTGTTGGTGATCTTATGGAAGAGATGACCAACAAGCTCGGTGAATCTAAAGGGCTTGGTGAGATTACCCCTGTTACTGAATCGCTCCAGATGCTCGGGCTTGCCTTTGAGGATCTGGAGAACCTTTCTCCAGAACAGCAATTCGAAACGATCAGTAGCGCCATTAAGAATATGGACGATGCGCAAAAAGCGCAGTCTGCGGCTGATATTCTTATGGGTGGCGAGGCTAATAAGTTCTTCGGCTATCTGCGTAGCCGTAAAGAGGGCGTAAAAGAGCTGCTGGATCAGCAGAAACAGCTTAACCTGATGTCTGATGAAGGGCGAAAAGGTGCGTTAAAGTATTCGCAGTCCGTGGGTAAGCTTGGAAATATTGTTTCCAGTGCTGCTGGTGAATTTTCTGGCCTTATTGGTGGCGTGTTGGCTCCATATATAGAGGGCTTGGCTCCTAAGATCGGGGCAATGTTTGAGGAACATAGGGACGACATTAAAGCCTTTGGCGAAGGCTTAGGCAAAGCCTTACCCAAAATAGGCGAATTTGCTTTCGCTATGCTTAAAGTCATGACTTCCGTTGGTAATGCTATCAACTGGGTTGCAGAGGCTGTTGGTGGTTTCGGGAATCTGGCGGGGATAGTTGGCGCAATTATTGGTGCAAAGTACGTCTATTCCGGTGTGAAGATGGCGAACACAATGTGGGAGGTGGGCCGTTCTGTTTTACCACTTATTACTACTGCTTTTCCCGGGCTTATTGCAGGGATTAAAGCGGTCGGGGTTGCTTTTATGACGAACCCAATAGGGCTTGCTATCGGCGCAATAGTAATAGCTATTGGGCTAGTGTATTTAAAGTGGGATTCCCTTAAGCAGTACTTTATTGCAGGGTTAAAATTGCTCGGACGTGCTTTTAAATATAGCCCCATAGGACTGATTGTTGGGGGGATAGCATCGGCTATTGATACGGTAATTGTTAAATGGGATGCGCTTAAAAAGTCTCTTACAGGAGGAATGATAGGCAAAATTGCCGCAAAAGTTTTTGGTGTTGGGGGTAATGCGGAAGGGGCGTCGAAAAAGAGTGAGGCACAACGAACTCAAATAAAGCAGGACTTGCCACGGATGGACTTGCCGACTGCATCCACTACCAATTCCCAACAGCTAGCAGATAACCGCAAGTACAATATTACCGTTCATGCTGCTGAAGGACAGAACCCGCAGGACGTCGCGCGACAGGTAGGCTCTCATGTGGATGATTCCGGCTTCCTGTATGATGGAGTGTGTTAA
- the rsmD gene encoding 16S rRNA (guanine(966)-N(2))-methyltransferase RsmD: MRIIAGEYRGRVLKTTSAPGYRPATSKVRQAVFSMLESRGVYWPESRILDLFAGSGSLAFEALSRGAEQTWFVEMNKTAAKLITENAEKIGIPPHRYRVIADDMFKVISRRAVEPFDVIFIDPPYGKNFLTPALKAVLKNGWLAEGGILCAEVEAKLPLPPEADHSDLELIANKAYGQTRILLWTTGESE; the protein is encoded by the coding sequence ATGCGTATTATTGCAGGTGAGTACCGAGGACGAGTACTCAAAACCACCAGTGCACCGGGGTACCGACCAGCAACTTCTAAAGTGCGTCAGGCAGTCTTTTCCATGCTTGAGTCACGTGGCGTGTACTGGCCGGAATCTAGAATTCTGGACTTGTTCGCCGGTAGCGGATCTTTAGCTTTTGAAGCGTTAAGCCGCGGCGCAGAGCAGACTTGGTTTGTTGAAATGAACAAAACCGCTGCTAAATTGATTACTGAAAATGCAGAAAAGATTGGTATTCCACCACATCGCTACCGTGTTATCGCAGACGATATGTTCAAAGTGATCTCACGTAGAGCAGTGGAGCCGTTTGATGTAATTTTTATTGACCCTCCATACGGAAAAAACTTCTTAACACCCGCTCTGAAAGCTGTGCTTAAGAATGGTTGGTTGGCAGAAGGCGGCATTCTTTGTGCTGAAGTTGAAGCTAAGCTCCCGCTACCGCCGGAAGCAGACCATTCAGACCTCGAACTCATTGCTAACAAAGCATATGGCCAGACAAGGATTTTGCTATGGACAACAGGGGAGAGCGAGTAG
- the miaA gene encoding tRNA (adenosine(37)-N6)-dimethylallyltransferase MiaA encodes MSKKIPIVCLVGPTGAGKTAASFNLSRTFNGGVVNLDSRQVYRDFPIITAQPTAEEQQVCPHKLYGFLKTEDKIDVGKFMDMGTEAILQTREEGLLPLLVGGTGFYLKALLEGLAQIPRIDQSYTDVAEAEMAERGSAPMHEDLTQIDPDYAAKIHFNDSQRICRALAVYRATGKTFTWWHAQPMTPTPFRGIRLGIDVSLDELTPLLGKRIDLMIEAGAIEEAREALKLNNDPESSGWSGIGCAELYQYITGAMSLDDCKALWLKNTRAYAKRQLTWFRKDKEIIWVKPKDFETMNREVTQFLAE; translated from the coding sequence ATGTCTAAAAAAATTCCTATTGTCTGCCTGGTAGGCCCTACCGGAGCAGGGAAAACTGCTGCGTCCTTTAACCTTAGCCGTACCTTTAACGGCGGTGTGGTTAATCTGGATTCCCGTCAGGTGTACCGCGATTTTCCAATAATCACAGCACAGCCGACAGCAGAAGAACAGCAGGTGTGTCCGCATAAACTCTATGGTTTTTTAAAAACTGAAGATAAAATTGATGTGGGCAAGTTCATGGATATGGGGACGGAAGCTATTCTCCAAACCCGCGAAGAAGGTCTGCTGCCGCTGCTTGTAGGCGGAACAGGCTTTTATTTGAAAGCATTACTGGAAGGCTTGGCGCAGATTCCTCGAATCGACCAGTCATATACAGATGTTGCTGAAGCGGAAATGGCAGAACGTGGCTCCGCGCCTATGCATGAAGACCTGACGCAGATTGATCCGGATTACGCTGCGAAGATTCACTTTAATGACAGCCAGAGAATTTGTCGTGCATTAGCCGTGTATAGAGCCACAGGTAAGACTTTTACATGGTGGCATGCCCAGCCGATGACTCCGACACCGTTCCGCGGCATACGCCTTGGTATCGATGTAAGTCTGGACGAGCTGACGCCGTTGCTTGGCAAACGCATTGATCTTATGATTGAAGCCGGAGCCATTGAAGAAGCCCGTGAGGCGTTAAAGCTTAACAATGATCCAGAATCTTCAGGCTGGTCGGGCATTGGCTGTGCAGAACTGTATCAGTACATTACCGGTGCTATGTCTTTGGATGATTGCAAAGCGTTGTGGTTGAAAAACACCAGAGCGTATGCAAAACGGCAGCTTACTTGGTTTAGAAAAGATAAAGAAATTATCTGGGTTAAACCCAAAGATTTTGAAACGATGAATCGTGAAGTTACTCAGTTTTTAGCTGAGTAG